The following are encoded in a window of uncultured Pseudomonas sp. genomic DNA:
- a CDS encoding ABC transporter permease: MIAIIQEYGQAYLWNDGYHLSGLAMTLWLLTVSIVIGFLLSVPLSVARVSSNWAIRGPVWFYTYVFRGTPLYIQLLIIYTGIYSLEVVRDQPLLEGFFRDGLNCTLLAFALNTCAYTTEVFAGAIRATPYGEIEAGRAYGMSSFGLYRRIILPSALRRALPYYSNEVILMLHSTTLAFTATVPDILKVARDVNSATYASFEAFGIAAMLYAVLAFLLVWVFRRCEIRWLAFQQPQAH, from the coding sequence ATGATCGCGATTATCCAGGAGTATGGTCAGGCGTACCTGTGGAACGATGGCTACCATCTGTCCGGCCTGGCCATGACGTTATGGTTGCTGACGGTTTCCATCGTCATAGGCTTTTTGCTTTCGGTGCCGCTGTCGGTGGCACGCGTATCGAGCAACTGGGCGATTCGCGGGCCCGTCTGGTTCTACACCTATGTGTTCCGGGGGACGCCGCTGTATATCCAGTTGCTGATTATCTACACCGGTATCTACAGCCTTGAGGTGGTGCGCGATCAGCCGTTACTGGAGGGGTTCTTCCGCGATGGTCTCAATTGCACCTTATTGGCTTTCGCGCTGAACACCTGCGCTTACACCACTGAAGTGTTCGCCGGGGCCATCCGTGCGACGCCTTATGGTGAGATCGAGGCGGGGCGTGCCTACGGCATGTCGTCCTTCGGTCTATATCGGCGGATCATCTTGCCGTCAGCGCTGCGTCGTGCACTGCCGTACTACAGCAATGAAGTAATTCTGATGCTGCACTCCACCACGCTGGCCTTTACCGCCACGGTGCCCGACATCCTCAAAGTGGCGCGGGACGTTAACTCGGCTACCTACGCCTCATTCGAGGCCTTTGGCATCGCTGCCATGCTCTATGCAGTACTGGCATTCCTTCTGGTCTGGGTGTTTCGTCGCTGCGAAATACGTTGGCTGGCTTTCCAGCAACCTCAAGCCCATTGA
- a CDS encoding ABC transporter ATP-binding protein: MYKLTVENLHKKYGPHEVLKGVSLQAKAGDVISMIGSSGSGKSTFLRCINFLEQPCAGRITVNAEEIRMHHDASGALRVSDARQLQRVRTKLAMVFQHFNLWQHMTVLENIIEAPIHVLGVSRKEAVQRARDYLAKVGLDRNVEGKYPSHLSGGQQQRVAMARALAVEPEVMLFDEPTSALDPELVGEVLKVMQALAEEGRTMVVVTHEMGFARNVSNHVMFLHQGVVEEQGHPSEVLVNPKSERLTQFLSGRLK; the protein is encoded by the coding sequence ATGTATAAATTAACCGTAGAAAATCTGCACAAAAAGTATGGCCCCCATGAGGTGCTCAAAGGGGTGTCATTGCAAGCCAAGGCCGGCGATGTGATCAGCATGATCGGCTCGAGTGGGTCGGGGAAAAGTACCTTTCTGCGCTGTATTAACTTTCTCGAACAACCCTGTGCGGGACGCATCACGGTGAACGCCGAGGAAATCCGTATGCACCACGATGCCAGCGGCGCGCTGCGGGTCAGCGATGCACGCCAGTTGCAGCGCGTGCGCACCAAGCTGGCGATGGTCTTCCAGCATTTCAATTTGTGGCAGCACATGACGGTGCTGGAGAACATTATCGAAGCGCCGATTCATGTCCTCGGGGTCAGTCGCAAGGAAGCCGTGCAGCGGGCGCGGGATTACCTGGCCAAGGTCGGGCTGGATCGTAACGTGGAAGGCAAATACCCCTCGCACCTCTCGGGCGGCCAGCAGCAACGTGTCGCCATGGCCCGTGCACTGGCGGTGGAGCCGGAAGTAATGCTGTTTGATGAACCCACCTCGGCCCTCGATCCGGAACTGGTTGGCGAGGTACTGAAGGTGATGCAAGCGCTGGCTGAAGAGGGTCGCACCATGGTCGTGGTGACCCATGAAATGGGCTTCGCCCGTAACGTCTCCAACCACGTGATGTTTCTGCACCAAGGCGTCGTCGAGGAGCAGGGCCATCCGAGCGAGGTGCTGGTCAACCCGAAGAGCGAGCGTTTGACCCAGTTTCTCTCCGGGCGCTTGAAGTAA
- a CDS encoding ABC transporter substrate-binding protein gives MKTFALAAVLVGCSFGAMAEELSSIRFGVDPTFPPFESKSPDGSLVGFDIDLGNAICAKLKAKCVWVETAFDSIIPALKAKKFDGVLSAMTVNDRRKEQINFSDKLYNSPSRLVAREGSGLLPTTDSLKGKRVGVAQGSTQEAYVKAFWAQHGVEIVSYQNQDLVFQDLISGRIDASLTDAPVADIGFLQTPNGKGFAFVGEAVEEKTVLGEGIAIGLRKEDSALREKINAALAAMHTDGTYKTIEKKYFTSDMYN, from the coding sequence ATGAAGACCTTTGCACTTGCCGCTGTACTTGTTGGTTGCTCTTTCGGCGCGATGGCTGAAGAGTTGAGCTCAATTCGTTTTGGTGTGGACCCAACCTTTCCGCCCTTTGAATCTAAAAGCCCTGATGGTTCGCTGGTCGGCTTCGACATCGATCTCGGTAACGCCATTTGTGCCAAGTTGAAGGCTAAGTGTGTTTGGGTTGAAACCGCTTTCGACAGTATTATTCCTGCACTTAAGGCCAAGAAGTTCGATGGCGTGCTGTCCGCCATGACGGTCAATGACAGGCGCAAAGAGCAAATCAACTTCTCCGATAAGCTCTATAACTCTCCAAGCCGTTTGGTGGCACGTGAAGGCAGCGGCTTGCTGCCGACCACCGACTCGCTCAAGGGCAAGCGTGTAGGGGTGGCCCAGGGCTCCACGCAAGAAGCCTACGTTAAAGCTTTCTGGGCGCAGCATGGCGTTGAAATTGTCTCCTATCAAAATCAAGATCTGGTGTTCCAGGATCTGATCAGCGGGCGTATCGACGCCAGTCTGACTGATGCACCGGTCGCCGATATTGGCTTCTTGCAGACTCCTAATGGCAAGGGTTTCGCCTTCGTCGGTGAAGCAGTCGAAGAAAAGACCGTGCTTGGCGAGGGCATCGCTATCGGCCTGCGTAAGGAGGACAGTGCACTGCGTGAGAAGATCAACGCGGCCCTAGCTGCAATGCACACCGACGGTACTTATAAAACCATTGAGAAGAAGTACTTCACCTCCGATATGTACAACTGA
- a CDS encoding HU family DNA-binding protein yields the protein MAITKDQLISDIAEAIDAPKSTVRAALEQLSEIVGDALENGDEITLPGIGKLKVNERPARTGRNPQTGQTMQIAAKKVVKYVPAKALSDSIN from the coding sequence ATGGCCATAACCAAAGACCAGTTAATCAGCGATATTGCAGAAGCTATCGACGCTCCGAAAAGTACCGTGCGTGCAGCACTTGAGCAGCTGAGCGAGATTGTCGGCGACGCCTTGGAAAATGGTGATGAAATCACCCTGCCGGGCATTGGCAAGCTCAAAGTAAACGAGCGCCCCGCCCGTACTGGCCGCAATCCCCAGACCGGCCAAACGATGCAGATCGCTGCCAAGAAAGTCGTTAAATACGTACCGGCAAAAGCATTAAGCGATTCAATAAACTAA
- the hisQ gene encoding ABC transporter permease yields MLLQGFGGLILEGTLATIKLAVLSVLLAVLIGLLGASAKMSKFTFIRHSATVYTTLIRSVPDLVLMLLLFYSLQMFLNNLTEWVGLAQIDLNPFVSGVITLGFIYGAYFTETFRGAFQAVPAGQLEAALAYGMSRWQVFRRVLFPQMMRFALPGIGNNWQVLIKATALVSLIGLIDIVKVTQDAGKSSMQLMYFSIVGALIYLAITTVSNGVLLWLERRYSQGVRKAAL; encoded by the coding sequence ATGCTCTTGCAAGGTTTTGGCGGACTTATTCTTGAAGGGACGTTAGCCACGATAAAGTTAGCCGTGCTTTCAGTGTTACTGGCAGTGTTGATTGGTTTGCTGGGTGCGTCGGCAAAGATGTCCAAGTTTACTTTTATCCGGCATAGCGCAACGGTCTATACCACGCTGATTCGTAGTGTTCCCGATCTGGTGCTGATGCTGTTGCTGTTTTATAGCCTGCAAATGTTTTTGAATAACCTGACTGAGTGGGTTGGGCTCGCGCAAATCGACCTAAACCCCTTTGTGTCTGGGGTGATCACCCTGGGCTTCATTTATGGTGCTTATTTCACCGAAACCTTTCGCGGTGCCTTTCAGGCGGTTCCGGCAGGTCAACTGGAAGCGGCCTTGGCTTACGGAATGAGCCGCTGGCAAGTGTTCCGGCGGGTCTTGTTCCCGCAAATGATGCGCTTTGCCTTGCCGGGGATTGGTAACAACTGGCAGGTGCTGATCAAGGCGACGGCGCTGGTGTCGCTGATCGGTCTGATCGACATCGTCAAGGTGACCCAGGACGCCGGCAAAAGCTCGATGCAGTTGATGTACTTCAGCATCGTTGGCGCGCTGATCTATCTGGCGATCACCACGGTTTCCAACGGCGTGCTGCTCTGGCTTGAGCGTCGCTACTCCCAGGGCGTCAGGAAGGCAGCGTTATGA
- a CDS encoding NahK/ErcS family hybrid sensor histidine kinase/response regulator produces the protein MPRRSDPPQSQSEALAGLLGLGSQSARKSHYPELLARLEELETERNRYKWLFEHAVHGIFQASLQDGLLAANPALARMLGYDDPEQVLWSLTGLANYLFVGGVTELEHIRSILAHEPGLFGYETQLRRRDGSVIDVLMNLLLKPDENGLFEGFVADITERKQAQQRLQQLNDQLEQRVSARTGELQEANRNLLQQIGERKRIETALRDARDAAEDANRSKDKYLAAASHDLLQPLNAARLLISTLRERRLPASEQHLVERTHQALEGAEDLLTDLLDIARLDQAAIKPDLDVYSLDELLAPLASEFQPVAEASGLALRVRISGYQVTTDLRLLTRILRNFLSNACRYTEQGGIVLGARKRGAFVELQVWDTGSGIAEDQLESIFLEFNQLNVGRAAERKGVGLGLAIVERIARILGYPIKVRSQPGRGSVFSIEVPLASSTPQRMTRPLSLPQPQLGDPLPGRRLLVLDNELSILQSMSALLEQWGCEVLTATDQEGALQVLGVCAPELILADLHLDHGVLGSQVVKHLRQHFAMNIPAVMITADRSDECRRELHGMGVPILNKPVKPGKLRAILSQILNEVSTIGS, from the coding sequence ATGCCGAGGCGCTCTGATCCGCCGCAGAGTCAGAGTGAGGCCCTTGCCGGGCTGCTCGGTTTGGGTAGTCAGTCCGCACGAAAAAGCCACTACCCCGAACTACTGGCGCGGCTAGAGGAGCTGGAAACTGAGCGCAATCGGTATAAATGGTTGTTTGAGCATGCCGTGCACGGGATTTTTCAAGCCAGCCTACAAGACGGCCTTCTGGCCGCTAACCCCGCGCTGGCGCGCATGCTCGGTTATGACGATCCGGAGCAGGTGCTTTGGTCGTTGACCGGCTTGGCTAACTACCTGTTCGTTGGCGGGGTCACTGAACTGGAACATATCCGCAGCATATTGGCCCATGAGCCGGGGCTGTTCGGTTATGAAACACAGCTGCGTCGGCGTGATGGCAGCGTCATTGATGTGCTGATGAACCTGCTGCTCAAACCCGATGAAAATGGCCTGTTCGAAGGCTTTGTTGCGGATATAACCGAGCGCAAGCAAGCCCAGCAACGTCTGCAGCAGCTCAATGATCAACTGGAGCAGCGTGTTAGTGCGCGTACCGGCGAGCTGCAAGAGGCCAACCGCAACCTGTTGCAGCAGATCGGCGAGCGCAAACGCATCGAGACGGCACTGCGTGATGCGCGCGATGCCGCCGAGGACGCTAATCGCAGTAAGGACAAATACCTGGCCGCCGCTAGCCATGACCTGCTGCAACCACTTAATGCTGCGCGCTTATTGATCTCGACCTTGCGCGAGCGCCGCTTGCCGGCCAGCGAGCAGCATTTGGTGGAGCGTACCCATCAGGCATTGGAGGGCGCAGAGGATCTACTGACCGATTTGTTGGATATTGCCCGCCTGGACCAGGCCGCGATCAAGCCAGATCTGGATGTTTACAGCCTGGATGAATTGCTCGCACCACTGGCCTCTGAGTTCCAGCCGGTTGCCGAAGCGTCAGGGCTGGCTCTACGGGTGCGTATCAGTGGCTACCAAGTGACTACCGATCTACGTTTGCTCACGCGCATTTTGCGTAACTTCCTCAGCAACGCCTGCCGCTATACCGAACAGGGAGGAATCGTCCTTGGCGCGCGCAAGCGTGGCGCGTTTGTCGAGTTGCAGGTTTGGGACACTGGCAGTGGGATTGCCGAGGATCAGTTGGAAAGCATCTTCCTCGAATTTAACCAGCTCAATGTCGGACGTGCGGCGGAGCGCAAGGGCGTGGGTTTGGGGCTAGCAATTGTTGAGCGTATTGCGCGCATCCTTGGTTATCCGATTAAAGTGCGCTCGCAGCCTGGGCGTGGCTCAGTGTTCAGCATTGAGGTACCGCTGGCCAGCAGCACGCCGCAACGAATGACCAGACCTTTGTCTCTTCCGCAGCCGCAGCTAGGTGATCCACTGCCTGGACGGCGACTTCTCGTGCTGGACAATGAACTGAGTATTCTGCAAAGCATGTCAGCCCTATTGGAGCAGTGGGGTTGTGAAGTGCTGACAGCCACCGATCAAGAGGGGGCACTACAGGTTCTTGGCGTGTGCGCGCCTGAGTTAATCCTTGCCGACCTTCATCTAGATCACGGCGTGCTCGGTAGCCAGGTGGTAAAGCACCTGCGTCAGCACTTTGCTATGAATATTCCTGCAGTGATGATCACTGCAGACCGCAGTGATGAATGTCGCAGGGAATTGCATGGTATGGGCGTGCCAATACTCAACAAGCCGGTGAAGCCCGGAAAACTACGTGCGATATTGAGTCAAATTCTGAACGAAGTGTCGACGATTGGTAGTTAG
- the ercA gene encoding alcohol dehydrogenase-like regulatory protein ErcA, which translates to MSHTLSQLRKFVSPEIIFGAGSRHNVGNYASTFGARKVLVVSDPGVIAAGWVADVEASLQAQNIDYCLYTQVSPNPRVEEVMHGAEIYRANNCNVIVAIGGGSPMDCAKGIGIVVAHGRSIIEFEGVDTIRVPSPPLILIPTTAGTSADVSQFVIISNQTERMKFSIVSKAVVPDVSLIDPETTLSMDPFLSACTGIDALVHAIEAFVSTGSGPLTDTHALEAMRLINGNLVQMIATPHDIALREKIMLGSMQAGLAFSNAILGAVHAMSHSLGGFLDLPHGMCNAALVEHVVAFNYNSAPERFRMVAETLGIDARGLNHNQVRQRLVEHLVTFKKSVGFHDTLKLHGVSVSDIPFLSQHAMEDPCILTNPRESSQRDVEVVYAEAL; encoded by the coding sequence ATGAGCCACACCCTCAGTCAGTTACGCAAATTCGTTTCACCGGAAATCATTTTTGGCGCGGGCAGCCGGCACAATGTTGGCAACTACGCCAGTACCTTTGGGGCCCGCAAGGTGCTGGTGGTGTCCGACCCCGGGGTGATTGCCGCTGGTTGGGTGGCCGATGTTGAGGCCAGCCTGCAGGCGCAGAACATCGACTATTGCCTCTACACCCAGGTCTCGCCCAACCCACGGGTAGAAGAGGTGATGCACGGGGCGGAAATCTACCGTGCCAACAACTGCAACGTAATCGTCGCCATCGGTGGCGGCAGCCCAATGGATTGCGCCAAAGGCATCGGCATTGTGGTCGCCCACGGGCGCAGCATTATCGAGTTTGAGGGCGTGGATACTATTCGTGTGCCGAGCCCGCCGCTGATCCTGATCCCGACCACCGCCGGTACTTCGGCGGATGTTTCGCAGTTCGTGATCATCTCCAACCAGACCGAGCGGATGAAGTTCTCCATCGTCAGCAAGGCTGTGGTGCCGGATGTGTCGCTGATCGACCCGGAAACCACCCTGAGCATGGACCCGTTCCTGTCGGCCTGTACCGGTATCGATGCACTGGTGCATGCCATCGAGGCCTTTGTCTCTACTGGCAGTGGCCCGCTGACGGATACCCATGCACTAGAGGCGATGCGCCTGATTAACGGCAACTTGGTGCAGATGATTGCCACACCTCATGACATCGCCCTGCGCGAGAAAATCATGCTGGGCAGCATGCAGGCGGGACTGGCGTTCTCCAATGCGATTCTCGGTGCTGTGCATGCCATGAGCCACAGCCTGGGCGGGTTTCTCGACTTGCCCCATGGCATGTGCAATGCGGCGCTGGTCGAGCATGTGGTGGCCTTCAACTACAACTCGGCCCCCGAGCGCTTCCGCATGGTAGCCGAGACATTAGGCATTGATGCGCGTGGCCTCAACCATAACCAGGTGCGCCAGCGCCTGGTGGAACACTTGGTTACCTTCAAGAAATCGGTCGGTTTCCATGACACCCTGAAGTTGCACGGGGTTAGCGTCTCAGACATTCCCTTCCTCTCGCAGCATGCCATGGAGGATCCGTGCATTCTGACTAATCCCCGGGAATCCAGTCAGCGCGATGTCGAGGTTGTTTATGCCGAGGCGCTCTGA
- a CDS encoding aromatic ring-hydroxylating dioxygenase subunit alpha: MFLRNAWYVAASEAELGEDLYPVTILAEKVVLFRKTDGTPAALEDACPHRKLPLSMGRRQGDTLECGYHGLTFDCSGSCVRAPGSSRIPQGARVRSYPLEQRYGLIWIWMGDAELADPSKICHVPEWGDSAWGMNRGDSMIVACNYLYVTDNLLDPSHVAWVHQSSFGNAACADEPLKTTVTDVGVIVSRWMRDVEVAPFYAKFVQFSGNCDRKQHYEVHYPAQAIIKALFTPAGTGSDEGALHEQVFLMNSYNFMTPIDESTTRYYWFQMRNFDPSNEAVSREFDEDVRHAFAEDRVILEAVHSGLANKQTPNIDLASDSGPLRFRRNLSKLIEQEQASRLIPLAKQHAEV, translated from the coding sequence ATGTTTCTGCGAAATGCATGGTATGTAGCGGCCAGTGAGGCAGAGCTGGGTGAAGATCTTTACCCGGTGACTATTCTCGCTGAGAAAGTGGTGCTGTTCCGCAAAACCGATGGCACGCCAGCGGCGCTGGAGGATGCTTGCCCGCATCGCAAGTTGCCGCTGTCCATGGGGCGCCGGCAGGGCGATACGCTGGAGTGCGGCTACCATGGCCTGACGTTCGACTGCTCTGGGAGTTGTGTCCGGGCCCCAGGCAGCAGCCGCATTCCGCAAGGTGCGCGGGTGCGCAGCTATCCGCTGGAACAACGCTATGGTCTGATCTGGATCTGGATGGGTGATGCCGAGCTGGCTGACCCGAGCAAGATTTGTCACGTGCCGGAGTGGGGCGACTCGGCCTGGGGCATGAACCGGGGCGACAGTATGATCGTCGCCTGCAACTATCTATACGTCACCGATAACCTGCTCGATCCATCCCATGTGGCCTGGGTGCATCAGTCCTCTTTCGGCAATGCGGCCTGCGCCGATGAGCCGCTCAAGACCACAGTCACCGATGTCGGTGTGATCGTTTCGCGCTGGATGCGCGATGTCGAGGTGGCGCCTTTCTACGCCAAGTTTGTGCAGTTCAGCGGCAACTGTGATCGCAAGCAACATTACGAAGTGCACTACCCTGCGCAGGCGATCATCAAGGCGCTGTTTACCCCGGCGGGTACCGGCTCGGACGAAGGTGCGTTGCATGAGCAGGTGTTCCTGATGAACTCCTACAACTTCATGACCCCGATCGACGAATCGACTACCCGTTACTACTGGTTCCAGATGCGCAACTTCGATCCAAGCAACGAAGCCGTGTCGCGCGAGTTCGATGAGGACGTGCGTCATGCCTTCGCCGAAGACCGAGTGATTCTGGAGGCCGTGCACAGCGGCTTGGCCAACAAACAAACGCCGAACATCGACCTGGCT
- a CDS encoding DUF2817 domain-containing protein, whose translation MSRDFPIQPSYAAQRERFLAAARAAEAILSEYRHPLRGPFEEPLFTDVAVIGDPNASRVLVALSGTHGVEGFYGSDCQTRWLQELAGRALPRDVAVVMIHLLNPWGTAWMRRVNEDNIDLNRNYLDFAQPAPVNSGYESLHAIYACSQLRGPLRERADVLLAERLQAHGWSALMSIVEAGQYAHPDGLFYGGQAPSWSNQTLHRIVQQHLAQARTVMCFDLHTGAGDYGHPMLLAIAQTAYPALSDAQAIYGPWLHTLLTASDSQSDTGVAATATGYTSQALLNALTDQHVMQFVIECGTYPGEQVHRHLRDDHWLHLHGDPYDRVGRQIKQELLQQFFPDDNDWQALVWLRTRQIWERALAALSQADQFGAQPRR comes from the coding sequence ATGAGCCGAGACTTCCCGATACAGCCAAGTTATGCCGCGCAGCGTGAGCGCTTTCTCGCGGCGGCACGGGCCGCAGAGGCCATCCTCAGCGAGTATCGTCATCCTTTGCGCGGCCCCTTCGAGGAACCGTTGTTCACCGATGTCGCGGTAATCGGTGACCCTAATGCTTCGCGGGTGCTGGTGGCGCTCAGTGGCACTCATGGGGTGGAGGGCTTCTATGGCTCGGACTGCCAGACCCGTTGGTTGCAGGAACTGGCTGGTAGGGCGCTGCCAAGGGACGTGGCGGTGGTGATGATCCATCTGCTCAACCCTTGGGGGACGGCCTGGATGCGCCGGGTCAATGAGGACAATATCGACCTCAATCGCAACTACCTGGACTTCGCTCAGCCCGCGCCGGTGAATAGCGGCTACGAATCGTTGCACGCGATCTATGCCTGCTCCCAGTTGCGCGGCCCGCTGCGTGAGCGCGCGGATGTGCTGTTGGCTGAGCGGCTCCAGGCCCATGGATGGTCGGCGCTGATGTCGATAGTCGAAGCCGGACAGTATGCCCACCCCGACGGCCTGTTTTATGGTGGTCAGGCGCCGAGTTGGTCGAACCAGACGCTGCATCGGATCGTTCAGCAGCATCTGGCCCAGGCGCGTACTGTCATGTGTTTTGATCTGCATACCGGTGCTGGCGATTACGGTCACCCGATGTTGCTGGCGATCGCCCAGACAGCCTATCCGGCGCTGAGCGATGCGCAGGCGATATATGGGCCCTGGTTGCACACACTGCTCACCGCTAGCGATAGCCAGAGCGATACCGGTGTCGCGGCAACTGCCACAGGCTATACCTCGCAGGCGCTGCTCAATGCCTTGACCGATCAGCACGTGATGCAATTTGTCATCGAGTGCGGCACTTATCCGGGGGAGCAGGTGCACCGCCATCTGCGTGACGATCATTGGCTGCACCTGCACGGCGATCCCTACGACCGGGTGGGCCGGCAGATCAAGCAGGAGCTGTTGCAGCAGTTCTTTCCGGATGACAACGACTGGCAGGCGCTAGTCTGGTTACGCACGCGACAAATCTGGGAGCGGGCACTGGCGGCGCTGTCGCAGGCCGATCAGTTCGGCGCGCAGCCCAGGCGCTGA